In Euwallacea fornicatus isolate EFF26 chromosome 2, ASM4011564v1, whole genome shotgun sequence, one genomic interval encodes:
- the 26-29-p gene encoding digestive cysteine proteinase 2 encodes MWSLWLGCLMAVVAGITCVELPKWSNVYSVKGLLMIPYAEIEEPFSSWYDEPNKQSRIDYYGDMVKTYQLCKEGFGTSIKIAPVTNEKEENVRTCLQVNGSSEQAITPQSVLPDLTGFQYLGNEMIEGIDTQKWNLTTVIGEKENKYIIWVTFRRDDSGNKIAVPVRFEMRGFNTLLGSHYDHYYIRYDEFDNSPINSNIFAIDSNLICSGFPGPGNKHLATFNPMAEFIHPQQTGHIDFEFQKFTKKHNKKYPTAHENMLRKEVFLQNLRFIHSHNRKNIGFFLTVNHLADKTDIELKALRGRLYSGEYNGGLAFPYMKVKDVPEQWDWRIYGAVTPVKDQSVCGSCWSFGTVGTIEGAYFLKNGGHLVRLSQQALIDCSWGFGNNGCDGGEDFRVYQWMQKHGGIPTEEDYGPYLGQDGYCHEEKVPKVAPINAWYNVTSGDENALKLAIFKHGPVSVAIDASQKTFSFYSNGIYYDENCKNGIDQLDHAVLAVGYGTIKGNNYWLVKNSWSNYWGNDGYVLMSSKNNNCGVMTTPTYVTLK; translated from the exons ATGTGGTCGTTGTGGTTGGGTTGCTTGATGGCTGTGGTTGCTG GAATCACCTGCGTCGAACTACCAAAATGGAGCAATGTCTACTCAGTCAAAGGGTTGCTCATGATCCCTTACGCCGAAATAGAAGAACCCTTCTCTTCATG GTATGATGAACCAAACAAACAGTCTAGAATCGACTATTACGGGGACATGGTCAAAACTTATCAACTGTGCAAAGAAGGTTTCGGTACCAGTATTAAAATTGCCCCTGTTACTAATGAAAAGGAAGAAAACGTAAGAACCTGCCTGCAAGTGAATGGATCCTCAGAACAGGCTATTACACCTCAGAGTGTCCTGCCGGACCTCACTGGGTTCCAGTATTTAG GGAATGAAATGATTGAAGGGATTGATACTCAGAAGTGGAACCTCACTACTGTTATCGGAGAAAAGGAGAATAAGTATATTATTTGGGTGACCTTCCGGAGGGACGATTCCGGGAATAAAATTGCAGTACCAGTTAG GTTTGAAATGAGAGGCTTCAACACTCTTCTAGGCAGCCATTATGACCATTATTACATCCGCTATGATGAGTTTGATAACAGCCCCATTAACTCCAATATATTTGCAATAGACTCAA actTGATTTGCAGTGGTTTCCCTGGGCCTGGCAACAAACATTTAGCTACTTTCAACCCAATGGCGGAGTTTATCCATCCTCAACAAACTGGACATATTGATTTTGAGttccaaaaatttacaaaaaagcaTAATAAAAAGTACCCAACAGCGCACGAAAATATGCTGCGCAAAGAGGTTTTCCTACAAAACTTGAGATTTATTCACTCCCACAATAGGAAGAACATTGGATTCTTTTTGACCGTAAATCACCTGGCTGATAAAACTGATATTGAGCTGAAAGCTCTGAGAGGAAGACTGTACTCTGGGGAGTATAATGGAGGGCTGGCGTTTCCGTATATGAAGGTGAAGGATGTGCCTGAACAATGGGATTGGCGGATATATGGAGCAGTGACACCCGTAAAAG ATCAGTCCGTATGCGGATCATGCTGGTCCTTCGGGACTGTGGGTACTATCGAGGGAgcctattttttgaaaaatggggGCCATTTGGTGAGACTATCCCAACAGGCTTTGATAGATTGTTCTTGGgg TTTTGGCAACAATGGCTGTGACGGCGGTGAAGACTTCAGAGTCTACCAATGGATGCAAAAACATGGAGGGATCCCTACTGAAGAAGACTATGGTCCATACTTAGGACAG GATGGCTACTGTCATGAGGAGAAAGTGCCTAAAGTGGCCCCAATCAATGCCTGGTACAATGTAACCTCAGGTGATGAAAATGCTCTGAAACTGGCCATTTTCAAGCATGGGCCTGTAAGTGTGGCCATTGATGCTAGCCAAAAAACTTTCAGTTTCTACTCTAATGGCATTTATTATGATGAAAACTG taaaaatggtATTGACCAGCTAGACCATGCAGTGCTTGCAGTGGGATATGGGACTATTAAAGGAAACAACTATTGGTTGGTCAAGAACAGTTGGTCCAACTATTGGGGCAATGACGGGTATGTGTTAATGTCCTCAAAGAACAACAATTGTGGAGTTATGACCACTCCCACCTATgttactttaaaataa
- the Sdhaf3 gene encoding succinate dehydrogenase assembly factor 3, mitochondrial, producing MPHAHNVRTLYKLILRLHRGLPEELQFLGTKYTQDEFKRHKNCAPHEAAVFMREWSNYAIMLAQQLGATRATNKAKFGQSLPVELLDHLRDEQILQLYELMEATRAPKESTKEE from the exons ATGCCCCATGCCCACAATGTCCGTACCCTCTACAAACTGATCCTGAGACTTCACCGAGGCCTACCTGAAGAGCTCCAATTTTTGGGCACTAAATATACTCAGGACGAGTTCAAAAGACACAAAAACTGTGCTCCTCACGAGGCGGCCGTATTCATGAGGGAGTGGTCT AACTATGCTATAATGTTGGCGCAGCAGCTGGGTGCCACTAGGGCTACGAATAAGGCAAAATTTGGTCAAAGTTTACCAGTGGAGTTGTTGGATCATTTGCGGGATGAGCAGATACTACAGCTGTATGAGCTTATGGAGGCTACAAGGGCTCCCAAGGAAAGTACAAAAGAGGAGTAG